A window of the Oscillospiraceae bacterium NTUH-002-81 genome harbors these coding sequences:
- a CDS encoding GDP-L-fucose synthase — protein MMEKDAKIYVAGHRGMVGSAIVRALEREGYHNFVLRTHKELNLCRQDEVEAFFEKEKPDYVFLAAAKVGGIVANAEALADFMYENMILEMNTIHSAWQNGCKKLLFLGSSCIYPRMAPQPMPESCLLTSELEKTNEAYALAKISGLKYCEFLNRQYGTDYISAMPTNLYGPNDNYHPTHSHVLPALIRRFHEAKEAGLPEVTCWGTGTPLREFLYVDDLADACVFLMNHYSGNETVNVGTGKELTIKELTELTAEVIGYKGKINWDPSKPDGTPRKLLDVSKLENLGWKYKTELRDGIRLAYEDFLHNPMRAER, from the coding sequence ATGATGGAAAAAGATGCGAAAATTTATGTTGCCGGACACAGAGGCATGGTTGGCTCTGCCATCGTGCGGGCGCTGGAGCGGGAAGGATATCACAATTTTGTGCTGCGCACCCATAAGGAGCTGAACCTGTGCCGTCAGGATGAGGTGGAAGCCTTTTTTGAAAAAGAGAAACCGGACTATGTATTTCTGGCAGCTGCCAAGGTGGGCGGCATTGTGGCAAACGCAGAGGCGCTGGCAGATTTTATGTATGAAAATATGATCCTGGAGATGAACACCATTCATTCCGCCTGGCAGAACGGCTGCAAGAAATTGCTGTTCCTGGGTTCTTCCTGCATTTATCCGCGGATGGCACCCCAGCCCATGCCGGAGAGCTGTCTGCTGACTTCAGAGCTGGAGAAGACCAATGAGGCATATGCGCTGGCGAAAATTTCCGGTCTGAAATACTGTGAGTTCCTGAACCGCCAGTACGGCACCGATTACATTTCTGCCATGCCCACCAATCTGTACGGCCCCAATGACAATTATCATCCGACCCACAGCCATGTGCTGCCGGCACTGATCCGACGGTTCCATGAAGCAAAAGAGGCAGGACTGCCGGAGGTGACCTGCTGGGGCACCGGCACTCCATTGCGGGAGTTCCTGTACGTGGATGATCTGGCGGATGCCTGTGTATTTCTGATGAACCATTATTCCGGAAATGAGACGGTCAATGTGGGCACCGGCAAGGAGCTGACCATCAAAGAGCTGACAGAGCTGACGGCAGAGGTGATCGGTTACAAGGGAAAGATCAACTGGGATCCTTCCAAACCGGACGGCACACCGAGAAAGCTGCTGGATGTGTCCAAACTGGAAAATCTGGGCTGGAAATACAAGACCGAGTTGCGGGACGGCATTCGTCTGGCCTACGAGGATTTCCTGCATAATCCCATGCGTGCAGAGCGATAA